One segment of Pontibacter akesuensis DNA contains the following:
- a CDS encoding Kelch repeat-containing protein, producing MRNLLRNMRLLSALMLLLSMGVFTSCDSEEELVIGEWERLGDFEGVARSSAVSFVINGKAYVGTGYSGTTRLKDFWMYEPATDNWTRLADFPGEARSAAVGFSANGKGYVGTGYNGSGFLKDFYEYDPATNAWTQIADFPGSARLSAIAMSFDQVGYVGAGYDGSYLKDFWKYNPATGAWEAQAELVGARRLGGFAFTTNGKGYVGGGTNAGVYNTDLLEFDPATGTWKILRAFDTSGREPDSYPKIGPYATAFAVGNQGYVVNEGFVDNEGQRMSVDEVWQYEPTTDSWTKLQNFRGSLREGAVGFGIGDRGYVGLGNQGTFDFKKDFWTLNPAVIKE from the coding sequence ATGAGAAACCTTTTAAGGAACATGCGTCTTTTATCGGCTTTGATGTTGCTGCTTTCGATGGGCGTGTTTACGTCCTGCGACTCGGAGGAGGAACTGGTAATTGGAGAGTGGGAAAGGCTGGGTGATTTTGAGGGCGTAGCCAGAAGCAGCGCCGTTTCATTTGTGATTAACGGTAAAGCTTATGTGGGCACCGGCTACAGTGGAACAACGCGCCTGAAAGACTTTTGGATGTATGAGCCGGCAACGGACAACTGGACAAGGTTAGCTGATTTTCCCGGCGAGGCCCGTAGCGCGGCGGTTGGCTTTTCGGCCAATGGCAAAGGCTATGTCGGCACAGGTTACAATGGGAGTGGCTTCTTAAAGGATTTTTACGAGTACGACCCCGCAACCAACGCATGGACGCAGATTGCAGACTTTCCGGGTTCTGCCCGCCTCAGTGCTATTGCCATGTCCTTTGACCAGGTGGGCTACGTAGGCGCAGGCTATGACGGGAGCTACCTGAAAGACTTCTGGAAGTATAACCCTGCCACCGGTGCCTGGGAAGCGCAGGCCGAGTTAGTCGGCGCCAGAAGGTTGGGCGGTTTTGCCTTCACCACGAATGGCAAAGGCTATGTAGGCGGCGGCACAAACGCTGGCGTTTACAATACGGATTTACTTGAGTTTGACCCGGCCACCGGCACCTGGAAAATTTTGCGTGCATTTGACACCAGCGGCAGGGAACCAGACAGCTATCCTAAAATTGGCCCATACGCCACCGCATTTGCTGTTGGCAACCAGGGCTATGTCGTAAACGAGGGCTTCGTGGACAATGAAGGTCAGCGAATGTCAGTAGATGAAGTATGGCAGTATGAGCCAACCACAGATTCTTGGACAAAGCTGCAGAACTTTAGAGGATCGCTTAGAGAAGGCGCCGTGGGTTTTGGCATTGGTGACCGGGGTTATGTTGGTCTTGGCAATCAAGGCACTTTCGACTTCAAGAAGGACTTCTGGACGCTGAAC
- a CDS encoding DUF4270 family protein, which yields MLFAKKKSPSKYSLHYLFACLSALLVLSSCEDPNELGLALVEDNVQGNFIDTLTLDVSTVLLDSVATSGTSTLLVGKYNVPNAGTLMASTFFQVGLGATWTLAADATFESIELILPTSGYYYGDTAAALTVDVNEVTSTLRTRALSPVFPNEEPRSLFYQANAIYNNSKVAVAATPLATHTFTPRPLSKDTVIVSLADELGQQWLALRKADNASLTDNAAFLTYFRGLNIAPVQGNAVIGFSSTPVVRLNYSETVNGARVAKSHDFPLNNTSVQFNKITNDFAGSPLEGIKRGEELSAQASNGVSVAQGGSGLMIKVEIPHLNRLKEQLKPEFINQAVLIVEPLAGSQTAYPYPVPPSLALYRTNENNVPIMNVLADFGSTAREPQPLIANFIKSTTAGQNNRYEFIITEYIVDKLNDARIGTDNALFIAPPPSAVQNGVSRLVIGAQDKGTKNIRLKIYYTTIK from the coding sequence ATGTTATTCGCTAAGAAAAAATCACCTTCTAAGTATAGCCTCCATTATCTTTTTGCCTGCCTGAGCGCACTGCTGGTTCTTTCCTCCTGCGAGGACCCGAACGAGTTGGGGCTTGCCCTGGTGGAAGACAATGTGCAGGGAAACTTCATAGACACCCTCACCCTGGATGTGTCAACGGTACTGCTGGATTCCGTAGCCACTTCCGGCACAAGCACCTTGCTGGTGGGTAAGTACAACGTGCCCAATGCCGGTACGCTAATGGCCTCCACTTTCTTTCAGGTTGGCCTGGGCGCCACCTGGACCCTGGCCGCCGATGCCACGTTCGAGTCCATCGAATTGATCTTGCCGACGTCCGGTTACTATTACGGCGACACGGCTGCCGCTCTGACAGTAGATGTTAACGAAGTAACCTCTACCCTAAGAACAAGGGCCCTTTCCCCTGTTTTCCCGAATGAGGAGCCACGATCGCTCTTTTACCAGGCCAATGCCATTTACAATAACAGTAAAGTAGCCGTTGCCGCTACACCGTTGGCCACGCACACGTTCACGCCCCGTCCTTTATCCAAAGATACCGTTATAGTTTCATTGGCAGATGAACTGGGGCAGCAGTGGCTTGCGCTTCGTAAAGCCGACAATGCCAGCCTTACGGATAATGCCGCCTTCCTGACCTACTTCAGGGGCCTGAATATTGCGCCTGTGCAGGGGAACGCCGTTATTGGATTCTCCTCCACACCGGTTGTGCGACTGAATTATTCGGAGACTGTTAATGGCGCTAGAGTGGCGAAGTCGCACGATTTCCCGCTGAACAACACAAGCGTGCAGTTCAACAAAATTACAAATGACTTTGCCGGCTCCCCGCTGGAGGGAATCAAAAGAGGCGAGGAGTTGTCAGCCCAGGCATCTAACGGTGTGAGCGTGGCGCAGGGCGGAAGTGGCCTGATGATAAAGGTGGAGATTCCGCACCTGAACCGTTTAAAGGAGCAGCTGAAGCCGGAGTTTATCAACCAGGCCGTTCTGATCGTGGAGCCGCTGGCAGGCAGCCAGACCGCCTACCCGTATCCGGTGCCGCCTTCCCTGGCCTTGTACAGAACAAACGAGAATAATGTGCCGATCATGAACGTGCTGGCTGACTTTGGCTCTACTGCTAGGGAGCCTCAGCCGCTAATCGCCAACTTTATAAAAAGCACGACAGCAGGACAGAACAACCGCTACGAGTTTATCATAACCGAATACATTGTGGATAAACTCAATGATGCGCGTATCGGGACAGACAATGCCTTGTTCATTGCGCCGCCGCCATCAGCTGTACAGAACGGCGTTAGTCGTCTGGTGATTGGTGCACAGGATAAAGGCACCAAGAACATCAGGTTGAAAATTTATTATACTACCATTAAATAA